Proteins encoded within one genomic window of Felis catus isolate Fca126 chromosome C1, F.catus_Fca126_mat1.0, whole genome shotgun sequence:
- the GJB3 gene encoding gap junction beta-3 protein, with protein sequence MDWKTLQALLSGVNKYSTAFGRIWLSVVFVFRVLVYVVAAERVWGDEQKDFDCNTRQPGCTNVCYDNFFPISNIRLWALQLIFVTCPSLLVILHVAYREERERRHRQKHGDQCAKLYANAGKKHGGLWWTYLFSLIFKLLIEFLFLYVLHTLWHGFSMPRLVQCDNMAPCPNIVDCYIARPTEKKVFTYFMVGASAVCIVLTICEICYLIFHRVLRGIARNKPPKGHSLPSSTSRASTCRCHHKLVEAGELGSDSGDDKRHASAPSMTPI encoded by the coding sequence ATGGACTGGAAGACGCTGCAGGCCCTCCTGAGCGGCGTGAACAAGTACTCCACGGCATTTGGGCGCATCTGGCTGTCGGTGGTGTTCGTCTTCCGCGTGCTGGTGTACGTCGTGGCCGCGGAGCGCGTGTGGGGGGACGAGCAGAAGGACTTCGACTGCAACACCAGGCAGCCCGGCTGCACCAACGTCTGCTACGACAACTTCTTCCCCATTTCCAACATCCGCCTCTGGGCCCTGCAGCTCATCTTCGTTACGTGCCCCTCGCTGCTGGTCATCCTGCACGTGGCCTACCGGGAGGAGCGCGAGCGCCGGCACCGCCAGAAGCACGGGGACCAGTGCGCCAAGCTGTACGCCAACGCGGGCAAGAAGCACGGCGGCCTGTGGTGGACCTACTTGTTCAGCCTCATCTTCAAGCTCCTCATCGAATTCCTCTTCCTCTACGTGCTGCACACGCTCTGGCATGGCTTTAGCATGCCACGCCTGGTGCAGTGTGACAACATGGCGCCCTGCCCCAACATCGTGGACTGCTACATCGCGCGGCCCACCGAGAAGAAGGTCTTCACCTACTTCATGGTGGGTGCCTCTGCCGTCTGCATCGTGCTCACCATCTGCGAGATCTGCTACCTCATCTTCCACAGGGTCCTGCGAGGCATAGCCAGGAACAAGCCCCCGAAGGGCCACAGCCTCCCATCCTCCACCAGCCGGGCCTCCACCTGCCGCTGCCACCACAAGCTGGTGGAGGCTGGGGAGCTGGGCTCCGACTCTGGCGACGACAAGAGACACGCGTCTGCACCCAGCATGACCCCCATCTGA
- the GJA4 gene encoding gap junction alpha-4 protein has protein sequence MGDWGFLEKLLDQVQEHSTVVGKIWLTVLFIFRILILGLAGESVWGDEQSDFECNTAQPGCTNVCYDQAFPISHIRYWVLQFLFVSTPTLVYLGHVIYLSRREERLRQKEGELRALPAKDPRVERALAAIERQMAKISVAEDGRLRIRGALMGTYVASVLCKSVLEAGFLYGQWRLYGWTMEPVFVCQRAPCPYLVDCFVSRPTEKTIFIIFMLVVGLISLVLNLLELGHLLCRCLSRGVRARQGQDVPPAQRTSSEPYPDQVFFYLPVGEGPSSPPCPTYNGLSSSEQNWANLTTEERLASSRAPLFLDPPPESGQKSPSRPSSSASKKQYV, from the coding sequence ATGGGTGACTGGGGCTTCCTCGAGAAGCTGCTGGACCAAGTCCAGGAGCACTCGACTGTAGTGGGCAAGATCTGGCTGACGGTGCTTTTCATCTTCCGCATCCTCATCCTGGGCCTGGCTGGCGAGTCCGTGTGGGGCGACGAGCAGTCAGATTTCGAGTGTAACACGGCCCAGCCGGGCTGCACCAATGTCTGCTATGACCAGGCCTTCCCGATCTCCCACATCCGCTACTGGGTGCTGCAGTTCCTTTTTGTCAGCACACCCACCCTGGTCTACCTGGGCCACGTCATCTATCTGTCCCGGCGTGAAGAGCGGCTGCGGCAGAAGGAGGGGGAGCTGCGGGCGCTGCCAGCCAAGGATCCACGCGTGGAGCGAGCACTGGCAGCCATAGAGCGTCAGATGGCCAAGATCTCGGTGGCAGAGGACGGCCGCCTGCGGATCCGCGGGGCGCTCATGGGCACCTACGTGGCCAGCGTGCTCTGCAAAAGTGTGCTGGAGGCAGGATTCCTGTATGGCCAGTGGCGTCTCTATGGCTGGACCATGGAGCCAGTGTTCGTGTGCCAGCGCGCCCCCTGCCCCTACCTCGTAGACTGCTTCGTCTCGCGCCCCACAGAGAAGACTATCTTCATCATCTTCATGCTGGTGGTCGGACTCATCTCCTTGGTGCTCAACCTGCTAGAGCTGGGACACCTGCTGTGCCGCTGCCTCAGCCGGGGGGTGAGGGCCCGGCAGGGCCAGGATGTGCCCCCGGCCCAGCGCACCTCCTCGGAGCCCTACCCTGACCAGGTCTTCTTCTACCTCCCCGTGGGCGAGGGCCCCTCGTCCCCGCCTTGCCCTACCTACAATGGGCTCTCATCCAGTGAGCAGAACTGGGCCAACCTGACTACGGAGGAGAGGCTGGCTTCTTCCAGGGCCCCCCTCTTCCTGGACCCGCCTCCCGAGAGTGGCCAGAAATCCCCCAGTCGCCCCAGCAGCTCTGCTTCCAAGAAGCAGTATGTGTAG